The Methylobacterium durans nucleotide sequence TTCACGGATCGCAGCCGGGCCGCTCTCCAGACCGCTCATCTCATCGAACGCGACGCCTGTCATTGTCTGCCTCCCTGGCCTGCCACGCTAGAGGCAAGAGGCGCGCCACGCAAAGGGAAAGACACTAACGAAAGTGGTGCATGGGAGAGAATCGCCGCTTTGTTATCGACGTCTCGTCGGCTCGAAGGAAAAGTTCAGAACTTCAGGACACGCGCATGCTGACTGAGCCGGGAACGACAGGGTTGTACTATCTCTGAACTGCCAAGCTGTGGCGCGCAGATTCCTGCGAAACCGCTTCTCGCACCTGCGGGAAGTCGATCCTGACGAGATCAGATCAACTTCAGCCCCTTCAGGCTGGCGTGACCGTCCCGCCCGACGATGATGTGATCGTGGACCACGATCTTGAGCGGATCAAGCGCACCGATGATCTCGCGCGTCATCTTCACATCCGTCGCCGAGGGGGTCGGATCGCCGGACGGGTGGTTGTGGGCAAGGATGATCGCGGTTGCCGCGAGTTCGAGGGCGCGGCGCGCCACCTCGCGCGGATAGACTGGGGTGTGGTCGACCGTGCCGCGGCCCTGCACCTCGTCGGCGATGAGATGGTTGCGCTTATCGAGGAACAGGATCCGGAACTGCTCGCGCGACGAGAAGGCCATTGTGGTGCGGCAATAGTCCAGGACAGCGGTCCAAGAGGAAAGGAGGGGCCGGTCGCTCAGCGCGCCGCGGGCGAGGCGATGTCCTGCCGCCTCGATGAGCTTCAGGTCGGCGACGATGCCGGGCCCGATCCCCTCGATCTCCGCGAGCCGGGAGGGCTCGGCGCTCACGACCTCCGCGAAACTGCCGAAGCGGCGAATCAGCGCCTTGGCGAGGGGCTTCACGTCACGGCGCGGGATCGCCCGGAAGAGCACGAGTTCGAGAAGCTCGTAGTCGGGCAACGCGTCGGCGCCCGATTGCGCGAAGCGGGCGCGCAGGCGCTCGCGGTGCCCCAGATAATGCGGGCCGTCCTCCCCCGCGGGAGCCGGGCCGCCCGCCTCGACCGGGAGATCGGACGACGGGCGGTGGCGCATGGCCTTCGTGTCTCATACCGGTCGACGGTGATAGCGACTCACGAGGTTTCGTATCGGCGGCGGATCTGGTTCGATGAGGCAAACCGGGAGGGTTTGCCATGTCCGCTGCGGTTGCTCTGCGTGAGGATTTCAACGCCGACGATCTTCGACGTCTGGCCAAGGCCAGCCGAGACGCGGGCCAGAGCCGCCGGCTGCTGGCGCTGGCCGAGATCTACGAGGGCAGCAGCCGCACGGATGCGGCTCGGATCGGGGTGGTAGGGTTGCAGACGGTGCGCGATTGGGTGCTCGCCTTCAACGCAGCTGGCCCGGCCGGGCTGATCAACCGCAAGGCCCCGGGCAACCCAGCCAAGTTGAGCGATGCGCAGCGTCAAGCGCTGGCGCAGATCGTCGAGAGCGGGCCGGACCCGGATCGACACGGCGTGGTGCGCTGGCGGCTGAAGGATCTCGCCGCCTGGATCTACGCCAGCTTCGGCGTGAGCCTGGACGAGAGCACGGTGGGCCGCACGGTGAAACAACTCGGCTTCCGCAAGCTGTCGGCACGCCCGCGCCATCATGAGCAGGACCCGGCCGCACTGGCAGCCTTCAAAAAAACTTGCCAGCCGAGGTGAGGGCGATCCGAGCCCGGCTGCCGGCTGGCGCGGCCATCGAGGTGTGGTGGTCAGACGAGGCTCGGGTCGGCCAGAAGAACACGCTGCCCCGCCGCTGGGCGCGCCGCGGCAGCCGGCCCTCGGCGCCCAAGGACCAACGCACGGCCCACGCCTACATCTTCGGAGCGATCTGTCCCGAGAAGGGCAAGGGTGCCGGCCTCATCATGCCGAGATGCGATACCGCGGCGATGAACGAGCACCTCAGGGAGATCAGCTGCAGCGTCGAGGAAGGCGCCCACGCCGTGCTGATCCTCGATGGGGCGGGCTGGCACGTCGCCCACGACCTCGTCGTGCCCGCCAACATCACCCTGCTGCCGCTGCCAGCCTGCGCCCCGGAACTCAACCCGGTCGAGAATGTCTGGCAGTTCCTGCGCGACAACTGGCTCGGCGACCGCGTCTTCTCGTCCTACGAGGACATTGTCGAGCAGTGCTGTCAGGTCTGGAACCGGTTCATCGACCAGCCTTGGAAGATCATGTCCATCGGCCTGCGTGACTGGGCCTATCAGTTATGATCACCACCGATTGGTATCAGAGGGCGGATGAGGAGGGTTGATGCAGGCCCGTCGGCGAGACCGTGAAGATCTCGACGCCGGTCTCAGTGACCGCGACCGTGTGCTCGAACTGCGCGGAGAGCGAGCGATCGCGCGTCACGGCCGTCCATCCGTCGGACAGGACTTTCACGGCGGGGCGCCCGAGGTTGATCATCGGCTCGACCGTGAAGAACTGGCCCGGCTTCAGGGGCACGTCGTAGCTCGGCTCGACGTAGTGCAGGATCGTCGGCGCATCGTGGTAGGTGCGGCCGAGGCCATGCCCGCAGAAGTCGCGCACCACGGAGCAGCGCTCGGATTCCGCGTAGGCCTGGATCGCACGCCCGATATCGTTCGTCGATCCACCGGGCTTGATCGCGGCGATGCCGCGCATCAGCGCCTCGTAAGTGATCTCGCACAGGCGCTGCGCCTTGCGCGGCACCTCGCCGACATAGGCCATGCGGCTCGAATCCCCGTGCCAGCCGTCGAGGATCAGGCAGATGTCGAGATTGACGATGTCACCCTCGCGCATCGGCTTGTCGTTCGGGATGCCGTGGCAGACCACGTGGTTGATCGAGGTGCAGATCGACTTCGGATAGCCGCGGTAGAACAGCGAGGCCGGGTAGGCGCCATGGTCCATCGCGAACTCGTAGGCGAGGCGATCGAGATGCTCCGTGGTCACGCCGGGCTGGGTCGCCTCCATCAGGAGGTCGAGGGCCTCGGCCGTGAGGCGGCCGGCGCGGCGCATCCCCTCGAAATCGTCCGGACCGTGGATCGGCGGTTCCGGGGCGCGCCGGGCACCCTGCGCGGCGACTTGGTCTTGCTGGTTCATCGGGAGATGTCTTGCGGGATGCGGCTGTGGCGGACACCCTATGTACGGTCTGCGCGCGGAGACGCCAACCCGAGCGCGCGCAACGGTGCCGTACCCCTAGGATTGCGGGCCGGGAGAGGCTAGAGGCATGGCCGTGTCCGGAGCGCGCGGCGCTGACGGGCGAGATTCGCTTGATCGCGGGTCCGGCCACCCGGCCGGTGCCTGGCGCAGGGCAGGACGGCGCGATGGCTGAAAAGGCGGTACCGCACTTCCACAACGATCTCGGCGTGAGCGCCATCGAGGTCGGCTCGCGGGAGTTTATGTGCATCGGGGCGCTGCCCCCTTTCGATCACCCGCACGTCTTCCTCGACATGGGCGCCGACCACGAGATCATCTGCCAGTACTGCTCGACGCTCTATCGCTACCGGCCGAGCCTGAAGGCCGGCCAGGCCGATCCGGCGTCCTGCGTCTGGGACGACCGCGCCAAGGTCGCGGCCGAGTAGGCGGGCCCCGCGCCCCCGGTGGGTCTCGCTGTCGCCATTGTCGGTGCCGGGATCGGCGGCCTCACGGCGGCGCTCGCCCTCAGCGAGGCGGGCCACGCCGTCACCCTGATCGAGCGCCGCACCGGCTTCAGCGAGGTCGGCGCCGGCCTCCAGCTCTCGCCGAATGCGAGCCGCATCCTGATCGGCCTCGGCCTCGGCGCGCCGCTCCGCCGGGCCGCCTGCGAGCCGCCCGGCGTGACGGTGCGGGGATTGAGGTCAGGGCGGACCATTGGTTCGGTCCGCCTCGGCGCCAAGGTGCGGGAGCGCTACGGCGCGCCCTACTACGTGATTCACCGGGCGGACCTGCAGACGCTGCTCCTCGATGCCGTGCGCTCTCGGGCGGGCATCCGCCTCCTCGTGGGACGCGAGGTAATCGGCCTCTCCGAGACGGAAGAGGCCGTCGACCTCACGCTGGAGAGCGCGGCGGGCGGGCGGAGCGAGACGGTTCGCGCCGATCTCGTCGTCGGCGCGGACGGCCTCCGCTCGCGGATCCGCGGTCATCTCGACGGCCGGCCGCTCGCCTCCGGCGGCATGGCGGCCTGGCGCGCCGTGGTGCCGCGCGAGGCGGCGCCCGGCGCGCTGCAGGGGGCGGAGACCGGGCTCTGGCTTGGGCACGGTCGCCACGTCGTCCATTACCCGATCCTCGGCGGAGAGCGGCTGAACGTCGTCGCCATCGTGCCGGAGCGCCAGGGCGACGAGGATTGGGGCCGCCTCGGCGAGCCGGCGGTGCTGCGCGCCCAATTTCGCGATGCGGCGGCGCCGATCGCGGAGCTTCTCGGCCTGCCGGATTCCTGGCTCGTTTGGTCCCTCGTCGAGCGGCCCGTGGCCCGGCCGATGGCGCGGGGACGCGTCGCGCTCCTCGGGGATGCGGCCCACCCGGTGCTGCCCTTCCTCGCGCAGGGCGCGGCGCTCGCCATCGAGGACGCCGCCGTGCTGACGGCCTGCCTCGGGGCCGTTTCGGTACCCGAGGCGTTGGCTGCCTACGAGGCGGCGCGGGCCGAACGGGCGCGTCGGGTCCAGCGTGCGGCCCGCGGCAACGGGCGCAGCTACCACGCGGGCGCCCTCGTCGGCACGGCGCGCGACCTCGTCATGCGCCGCCTCGGCCCGGACGGGATGCGCGACCGCTACGCCTGGCTCTACGGCTGGCGGCCGGACGCCGCCGCTTGATCTGTCGCGCGCGTGCCGCTACCGCAGGCGCCGCGCGGACGTGGCGGAATCGGTAGACGCACGAGACTTAAAATCTTGCGGCCGCAAGGCCGTGCGGGTTCGAGTCCCGCCGTCCGCACCAACCTCATTGAAAATGTGAGTACCGCCAGTAAGATGCTGGTGTTCTGATGCTTTTCGGCGCCCCACCACTACAAAGGGCGCTACAAATGGCCGTTCCGATGACCTCCCTGAGCCGTGCCCCGAATGGGGATTGGTTCGCCCGCAAGGGCATCCCGAAGGATGTGCGTGAAGCCTACAAGAAGGCGTTCGGTGTCGCTCAGGAGGAGCGGTTTAGGCGTCCTGCGAGCTTGTCCACAGGCGCTGCGAAGGTCGAGCTACGAGACTGGGATGCGACCGTCACGGGGCGCATTGAGGCTCTACGAGCGGCCGCAAGAGGTGAGGGCAGAGGGCTCACTCACCGCGAAGCGCACGGGCTGGCCGGTCAGTGGTACGCATGGTTCGTGGCCAAGCACGAACAGGAGCCGGGACAACCGGCGCAGTGGGATCAACTATACGAACAACTCGATGACGCACGCACTCGTTGGCGCGGCAGTCACGATGATGATCCTTTCGAGGAGGCGGTGGAGCACCCGGCCGTTCGACGCCACATTCGACAGACGGTCATGGAGCTTGGGAAGGTTGCCAGCTTCCTGGGTGAGAAGGGGATCGTGCTCACGCAGGACGCAAACGAAACCCTTCTCGACATCATTGAGAGCGAGTTAGAGGCTGCTGCCGCCTCGCTGAGGAGACGTGCAGAAGGCGACTACGCTCCCGACCCCCGTGTCACCCGGCACCCGGAGTTCCGGCAGGCTTCTCAGGTGAAGCAGTGCGGGCTGACGTGTTGGTCCCTCTTCGAGGCGTGGGTGAAGGAGCGGAAGCCAGGCACTGCCACTGTCAACCGCTGGCGAGTGGTGCTTCGTGCTCTGGACGCCTTCTTTGAGAACCGAGACATCGCGGGGATCACGGCTGACGATGCCCTTGCCTGGAAGAACACCCTCGTCACCCCAGAGCGGTCTGCCGGTGTCGTCAACGATGTGTGGCTCCGTGCCGCTCGCGTGAACTTCGGGTGGGCAGTCGCCAACAAGAAGATCGCGCTGAACCCCTTTGAGAAGGTCTCCGTGGCGGTCGGCAAGGCTGCTCCGAAGGTCCGTGAGCGGGAGTTCGAGGATGACGAGTGGGCGACGATCCTGCGGGCGACTACAGCCCCTCAGCCTGCCCGCATGGCCACGCACAACGTGGCAGCACGGCGGTGGGTGCCGTGGCTCTGCGCCTACACGGGTTCACGGCCTGGAGAGGTGACCCAGCTTCGGGCGGAAGACATCCAGCTGCACAAGGCAGGGTTCTGGGTGATGAAGATCAACCCGGAGGCCGGCACGGTGAAGGGTGGGCAAGCGCGTACTGTGCCCGTTCACTCGCACGTCATCGAGCAAGGCTTCTTGGACTTCGTGAAGAAGGTCGGGAAGGGGCCGCTCTTCTACGATCCCGAGGGCAGTCGAGTTGAGCGGGATGACCCTACCAATCCTGTCCAAGCACCGTGGGTGAAGCAGCGGAACAAGCTCGCTGAGTGGGTGAGGAAGCTCGGGGTCGATGATCCGAACATCAGCGCGAACCACGCATGGCGCCACACGTTCAAGCGCCGTGCAGCGCGTGCGAAGATCGAGAAACGCATCCGCTTCGCCTTCTGCGGGCACAGTTCGTCAGATGTGGGTGATGAGTACGAGACACCCACAGTGGAAGACATGGCCGAGGAGTTGAAGCGGTTCCCTCGGTTCGCGCTGGAAGCCTGAGCTTCGAAGCCGCCAACCACGGTAAGTGGACCGCCTGAGCCAAACGGTGGCGGCTTCAGGGCAACGGATCACCGGCTCAACGGAGCGCGGCGAGAGCGAAATGCGTATCGCGAAAATTCGAGCCGGCATCGACCAATCCGGCCGGGTGCCATTTCCCCCGCGCCACCCCTTCGGACAGCGCCGAGTACCCCACCCCGTATCGCGCCCGAACCCACGCGAGCAGAACGCGCGAGCGCCGGAACGCCCAGCATCAACTCGGGCCACGCTCGGAAGCAGAGCCTCCCTCTCCCTCCGTTTGGCGGTCGTCGTTGCGCGCTTCCTACCCTCATACCCTGAGCTTTGCCGCATCAGCGGACGAGGCTCTGCATCGGCTTGACGGTAGGGAGCCCTCTTCGTAACATTCTGGTCAACGCTCGTTGACTGAGGTGTGGTTGCTCATGGCACAAGGTGCGTTCGTCGCCTACTATCGTGTGAGCACAGCCCGACAGGGCTCCTCAGGGTTGGGACTGGAGGCTCAGAAGGAGACCGTGCGGCGCTACCTCAACGGAGGCGACTGGACCATCAAGGCCGAGTTCATCGAGGTTGAGAGTGGGAGACGCGATGATCGCCCGGAGTTGGACCGCGCCCTCACGTTCTCCCGGCTGCACCGCCTGCCGCTCATCGTAGCGAACGTCTCACGTCTCACCCGCTCATCGGCCTTCCTTCACCGCATCTTGGACAGCGGTGCGGAGGTACGCTTCTGTGACCTCCCGGAGATCGAAGGGCCGGTAGGCCGCTTCCTCCTTCAGCAGATGGCGTCCGTAGCGGAGTTGGAGGCTGGGTTCATCTCAGGCCGCACCAAGGCTGCGCTCCAAGCCGCCAAGGCCCGTGGGAAGAAGCTGGGCGGCAACCGGGGCGTAGTGATGACGGACGCCATCAGGGAGGCCGGCAGGGCCACCAGAA carries:
- the radC gene encoding RadC family protein — its product is MRHRPSSDLPVEAGGPAPAGEDGPHYLGHRERLRARFAQSGADALPDYELLELVLFRAIPRRDVKPLAKALIRRFGSFAEVVSAEPSRLAEIEGIGPGIVADLKLIEAAGHRLARGALSDRPLLSSWTAVLDYCRTTMAFSSREQFRILFLDKRNHLIADEVQGRGTVDHTPVYPREVARRALELAATAIILAHNHPSGDPTPSATDVKMTREIIGALDPLKIVVHDHIIVGRDGHASLKGLKLI
- a CDS encoding IS630 family transposase (programmed frameshift) gives rise to the protein MSAAVALREDFNADDLRRLAKASRDAGQSRRLLALAEIYEGSSRTDAARIGVVGLQTVRDWVLAFNAAGPAGLINRKAPGNPAKLSDAQRQALAQIVESGPDPDRHGVVRWRLKDLAAWIYASFGVSLDESTVGRTVKQLGFRKLSARPRHHEQDPAALAAFKKNLPAEVRAIRARLPAGAAIEVWWSDEARVGQKNTLPRRWARRGSRPSAPKDQRTAHAYIFGAICPEKGKGAGLIMPRCDTAAMNEHLREISCSVEEGAHAVLILDGAGWHVAHDLVVPANITLLPLPACAPELNPVENVWQFLRDNWLGDRVFSSYEDIVEQCCQVWNRFIDQPWKIMSIGLRDWAYQL
- the map gene encoding type I methionyl aminopeptidase, yielding MNQQDQVAAQGARRAPEPPIHGPDDFEGMRRAGRLTAEALDLLMEATQPGVTTEHLDRLAYEFAMDHGAYPASLFYRGYPKSICTSINHVVCHGIPNDKPMREGDIVNLDICLILDGWHGDSSRMAYVGEVPRKAQRLCEITYEALMRGIAAIKPGGSTNDIGRAIQAYAESERCSVVRDFCGHGLGRTYHDAPTILHYVEPSYDVPLKPGQFFTVEPMINLGRPAVKVLSDGWTAVTRDRSLSAQFEHTVAVTETGVEIFTVSPTGLHQPSSSAL
- a CDS encoding zinc-finger domain-containing protein; the encoded protein is MAEKAVPHFHNDLGVSAIEVGSREFMCIGALPPFDHPHVFLDMGADHEIICQYCSTLYRYRPSLKAGQADPASCVWDDRAKVAAE
- a CDS encoding FAD-dependent oxidoreductase: MGLAVAIVGAGIGGLTAALALSEAGHAVTLIERRTGFSEVGAGLQLSPNASRILIGLGLGAPLRRAACEPPGVTVRGLRSGRTIGSVRLGAKVRERYGAPYYVIHRADLQTLLLDAVRSRAGIRLLVGREVIGLSETEEAVDLTLESAAGGRSETVRADLVVGADGLRSRIRGHLDGRPLASGGMAAWRAVVPREAAPGALQGAETGLWLGHGRHVVHYPILGGERLNVVAIVPERQGDEDWGRLGEPAVLRAQFRDAAAPIAELLGLPDSWLVWSLVERPVARPMARGRVALLGDAAHPVLPFLAQGAALAIEDAAVLTACLGAVSVPEALAAYEAARAERARRVQRAARGNGRSYHAGALVGTARDLVMRRLGPDGMRDRYAWLYGWRPDAAA
- a CDS encoding recombinase family protein → MAQGAFVAYYRVSTARQGSSGLGLEAQKETVRRYLNGGDWTIKAEFIEVESGRRDDRPELDRALTFSRLHRLPLIVANVSRLTRSSAFLHRILDSGAEVRFCDLPEIEGPVGRFLLQQMASVAELEAGFISGRTKAALQAAKARGKKLGGNRGVVMTDAIREAGRATRTAKANERAGDLAPTLAELHAAGVTSYGALARALNERGIPTARGGEWSPMQVSRVMAKLAEKAV